From Pseudodesulfovibrio sp. S3, a single genomic window includes:
- a CDS encoding glycoside hydrolase family 3 protein, translating to MFKRPAVLFLLLVFCLLPSSVHAADLDVMIGQMLMAGFRGFTADENSRIARDIRDYHLGGVVLFDYDVLLGKAERNIKSPEQVKNLNRALQSYAEIPLFIGVDQEGGKVQRLKKAYGFHETPSAKNICSSGEFKVRASGYMAGSTLSAGGFNLDFAPVVDVDVAPDSPVIGKLERSFSSDPEKVTRCAEIFMGELKRSQVLSCIKHFPGHGSAGSDSHEGLTDVSNTWTETELIPYRKLIARGQVPMIMTAHIFNTNLDPDYPATLSHKVITGLLRQDLGYEGVVITDDMTMGAITEFYGQNEAIRLAIEAGADILLFGNNLQYDENIVGKAHAAIKQLVEEGKIPEERIVKSFERIQRLKTSL from the coding sequence ATGTTCAAACGACCGGCTGTCCTTTTCCTGCTCCTTGTCTTCTGCCTGCTGCCTTCATCGGTTCACGCCGCCGACCTCGACGTCATGATCGGCCAGATGCTCATGGCCGGATTCAGAGGTTTCACGGCGGACGAGAACAGCCGCATCGCCAGGGACATTCGGGATTACCACCTCGGCGGCGTGGTTCTCTTCGACTACGATGTGCTTCTGGGCAAAGCCGAACGCAACATCAAAAGCCCGGAACAGGTCAAGAACCTGAACCGCGCCCTGCAATCCTATGCCGAAATTCCCCTTTTCATCGGGGTGGACCAGGAGGGCGGAAAGGTACAGCGGCTCAAAAAAGCCTACGGCTTCCACGAAACCCCTTCGGCCAAGAATATCTGTTCCTCCGGTGAGTTCAAGGTGCGGGCTTCGGGCTATATGGCCGGTTCCACCCTTTCTGCCGGGGGATTCAACCTCGACTTTGCGCCCGTTGTCGACGTGGATGTGGCCCCCGACAGCCCGGTCATCGGCAAGCTGGAACGCAGCTTTTCCTCCGACCCGGAAAAGGTCACCCGGTGCGCTGAAATCTTCATGGGAGAACTGAAACGGAGCCAGGTGCTCTCCTGTATCAAGCATTTTCCGGGCCACGGTTCCGCAGGATCGGACAGCCACGAAGGATTGACCGACGTGTCGAACACCTGGACCGAAACGGAGCTGATCCCCTACCGAAAGCTGATCGCCAGGGGTCAGGTGCCCATGATCATGACCGCGCACATCTTCAACACCAACCTGGACCCGGACTATCCGGCCACCCTTTCGCACAAGGTGATCACCGGACTCCTCAGACAGGATCTCGGATATGAGGGCGTGGTCATCACCGATGACATGACCATGGGGGCGATCACGGAATTCTACGGGCAAAACGAGGCCATCAGGCTGGCCATCGAAGCCGGGGCGGACATCCTGCTCTTCGGCAACAACCTCCAATACGACGAAAATATCGTGGGCAAGGCACACGCCGCCATCAAACAGTTGGTTGAGGAGGGGAAGATACCAGAAGAGCGGATCGTCAAGTCCTTCGAGCGAATCCAGCGCCTCAAGACCTCCCTTTGA